The DNA region CGAACCGTTTGAAAAAAGGACATGAGCGCGGGAAGAAACATAGTATCATCATCGTTGCTGAGGGTGTCATGAGCGGACCCGAATTTGCAGAGAAATTACAAGAAGCCACTAACATGGAAACGCGGGTTTCTGTCCTTGGACATATACAACGCGGTGGTTCTCCGACTGCCTTTGACCGGGTTTTGGCTAGCAGATTGGGAGCACATGCGGTAGAATTATTAATTGAAGGTAAAGGTGGAAGAGCTGTAGGGATCGAAAAGAACCAGCTTGTTGACTACGACATCATTGAGGCATTGGCTATGCCGCATCGTGTCGACTTAGATATGTATCGTCTTTCTAAAGAGCTTTCGATTTAATCATTAAACGAAACCATAGGAGGTTTAATCACTCAAATGAGAAAAACAAAAATTGTTTGTACGATTGGTCCAGCAAGTGAAAGTGTGGATATGCTTTCTAAATTAATGGAAGCCGGGTTGAATGTAACACGTCTTAACTTTTCGCACGGAGATCATGAAGAACACGGTCAGCGCATTAAAAACATTCGTGAAGCCGCTGAAAAAACTGGTAAAACCATTGGGATCCTCTTGGATACAAAGGGACCAGAGATCCGGACGAATAATATGGTCAATGGTTCGATTGAACTAACGGAAGGGACGAATGTCATTGTCTCGATGAAAGAAGTGGAAGGGACTCCTGAGAAATTCTCCATTACATATGAAGGATTAATCGAGGATGTCCATGTCGGTTCCAAAATTCTTTTGGATGACGGATTGATTGGTCTTGAAGTCACTTCCATCGATAAGGCAAATGATGAGATCCATACTAAAGTACTGAACAGCGGAACTTTAAAAAACAAAAAAGGCGTAAACGTTCCTGGAGTTTCTGTCAAGCTCCCTGGCATTACTGAAAAGGATGCACAGGATATCGTATTTGGAATCGAACAAGGTGTCGACTTTATTGCTGCTTCTTTTGTTCGCAGAGCTTCTGATGTATTGGAAATCCGCCAGCTTCTTGAAGAACATAACGCATCTCATATTCAAATCATCCCAAAAATTGAAAATCAAGAGGGTGTTGATAACATCAACGAAATTCTTGAGGTTTCAGATGGTCTGATGGTTGCCCGCGGTGATCTTGGCGTTGAAATCCCTGCTGAAGAAGTCCCATTGGTACAGAAACAATTAATAAAAAAATGCAATCTGTTAGGCAAGCCAGTCATAACGGCTACACAGATGCTTGATTCTATGCAGCGCAATCCTCGCCCTACCCGTGCGGAAGCGAGTGACGTTGCAAACGCGATTTTTGACGGAACTGATGCAATCATGCTATCCGGTGAGACTGCTGCCGGCAATTACCCGCTTGAAGCAGTACAAACGATGCACAATATTGCATCAAGAGCAGAATCTGCTCTTAACCATGGCGACATCCTTTCTCTGCAAAGCAGGAACAGCGGACATAATATGACGGATGCCATCGGGCAGTCCGTTGCCCACACAGCATTGAATCTGGATGCGAATGCCATCATCACGCCAACAGAGAGCGGCCATACAGCACGTATGATTTCCAAATACCGTCCGAAATCTCCGATTGTTGCTGTGACTGCCAACGATACAGTGTCCAGAAGTTTAGCCTTGGTATGGGGCGTCATTCCACAAATGGGTACAAAAGTTGCCTCCACGGATGAAATGCTGGAAATGGCTGTTGAAGAAAGCATCAATTCAACCATCGTCAAGCATGGCGATCTTGTTGTCATCACGGCAGGAGTCCCAGTTGGTGAATCCGGGACTACAAACTTGATGAAGATCCATGTGGTTGGAGATGTACTGATGAAGGGACAAGGAATCGGCAGAAAGTCAGCCTATGGTAAAGCTGTCATTGCAAAAAATGCAGATGAAGCAAAGGCAAAGGTTCAACAAGGTTCTGTTCTAGTAACGCTCGGTACAGACAAAGATATGGTGGAAACTTTGCAAAAATGCAGTGCACTTATTGTTGAAGAAGGCGGTTTGACAAGCCACGCAGCAGTTGTAGGAATTAATCTAGGCTTGCCGGTCATTGTCGGTGCAGAGAACGCAACTTCCCTTATTAAAGATGGACAAGAGCTTA from Falsibacillus albus includes:
- the pyk gene encoding pyruvate kinase yields the protein MRKTKIVCTIGPASESVDMLSKLMEAGLNVTRLNFSHGDHEEHGQRIKNIREAAEKTGKTIGILLDTKGPEIRTNNMVNGSIELTEGTNVIVSMKEVEGTPEKFSITYEGLIEDVHVGSKILLDDGLIGLEVTSIDKANDEIHTKVLNSGTLKNKKGVNVPGVSVKLPGITEKDAQDIVFGIEQGVDFIAASFVRRASDVLEIRQLLEEHNASHIQIIPKIENQEGVDNINEILEVSDGLMVARGDLGVEIPAEEVPLVQKQLIKKCNLLGKPVITATQMLDSMQRNPRPTRAEASDVANAIFDGTDAIMLSGETAAGNYPLEAVQTMHNIASRAESALNHGDILSLQSRNSGHNMTDAIGQSVAHTALNLDANAIITPTESGHTARMISKYRPKSPIVAVTANDTVSRSLALVWGVIPQMGTKVASTDEMLEMAVEESINSTIVKHGDLVVITAGVPVGESGTTNLMKIHVVGDVLMKGQGIGRKSAYGKAVIAKNADEAKAKVQQGSVLVTLGTDKDMVETLQKCSALIVEEGGLTSHAAVVGINLGLPVIVGAENATSLIKDGQELTVDAAHGVIYNGHASVL